From Salmo salar chromosome ssa04, Ssal_v3.1, whole genome shotgun sequence, one genomic window encodes:
- the LOC106603216 gene encoding inhibitory synaptic factor 2A-like, which yields MSNASQVTDLPECVAEKDANKEGEKQGHFATNLKPGSEPQMRSLTEHIPSSAFHTHANTTSTFRLDGQIYTNDAPPSVTPQTQTDPKALIATQTDTSARVKPVTKPPNHRNTDFSSTSTPNKHTSPTHRLIPQARPYTITELLAHTPIDPECYRLLPPSRMAHLASYTLTHPNQTHQMIHPVLPFLSSSTTPQPSQDDPRLAHSHPADAALLLPPSPQCSRPAPLQRRLQFVEANLAANQDRITTLLNIIQDLEMSQALSKGRRCYRTGQDLRECSTCQKTACIVYSVEYDFRQQERRFLEVLNPQKADNNATTFSPSLPHNPTLLTNAITKTMTKSKVKSKKLCKMLFRWLPRKIQQTKSSFHQLSPDHLNS from the exons ATGTCCAATGCATcacaggtcactgacctcccagAATGCGTTGCTGAAAAGGATGCAAACAAAGAAGGAGAAAAGCAGGGACACTTTGCCACCAACCTAAAACCTGGGTCTGAGCCTCAGATGCGTTCACTCACAGAGCACATTCCCTCCAGCGCATTCCACACACATGCAAATACCACATCCACATTCAGACTTGACGGGCAGATATACACAAATGACGCTCCACCTTCCGTCAcaccacagacacaaacagacccTAAGGCCCTCATTGCAACCCAGACGGACACTTCTGCACGTGTCAAACCCGTCACCAAACCACCAAACCACAGAAACACAGACTTCAGTTCCACCTCCacgccaaacaaacacacaagccCCACACACCGACTCATACCACAGGCCCGTCCATACACCATCACTGAGCTCCTCGCACACACACCCATAGACCCGGAGTGCTACCGCCTTTTGCCTCCATCCCGCATGGCTCACCTAGCCTCCTACACCCTCACCCATCCCAATCAGACACACCAGATGATCCATCCAGTATTGCCATTTTTATCATCAAGCACCACCCCGCAGCCCTCCCAAGACGATCCCAGGCTGGCTCACTCCCACCCGGCTGACGCAGCGCTGCTGCTGCCCCCTTCCCCACAGTGCAGCAGGCCAGCACCTCTCCAACGGAGGCTGCAGTTTGTAGAGGCCAACCTGGCAGCCAACCAGGACAGGATCACTACCCTTCTCAACATCATCCAAGACCTGGAGATGAGCCAAGCTCTCAGCAAGGG TCGGCGATGctacaggacagggcaggatCTCAGGGAGTGCTCCACCTGTCAGAAGACTGCTTGTATCGTCTACAG TGTGGAGTATGACTTCAGGCAGCAAGAGAGACGTTTCTTGGAGGTTTTGAATCCTCAGAAGGCAGACAACAACGCTACAACATTTTCCCCCTCCCTGCCTCACAACCCCACCTTGCTGACGAATGCCATCACTAAGACCATGACCAAGTCCAAGGTTAAAAGCAAAAAGTTGTGCAAGATGCTTTTCCGATGGCTGCCCAGGAAAATTCAGCAGACAAAGTCCTCCTTTCACCAACTCTCTCCAGATCATTTGAACTCCTAG